CCCGCTGCCGCTCCCCGTACGGCCCGGCATCGAGACCGTGATCCTGCCGTACACCCACTTCACCGTGGCGCTGCGCCCGGACCGGCGTCTCGCCGCCTCGGCCGCCGTCTGCGTGGACGGCCGCGGACTCGTCGAGGAGGTGTCCGGGGACGACACCTGGGCGTTCGACCCGCGGGTGCCCGAGGAGCTCCAGGCCGGCGACGCGCTCTACCGGAACAACAGCCTGGAGCGCGGGCACCTGGTGCGCCGGCTCGATCCGGTCTGGGGCGCCGAGGCGGACGCGCGACGAGCCCACGCCGACACGTTCCACTTCACCAACGCCGCGCCGCAGTCCGACCTGTTCAACCAGGGCAAGAGGGTCTGGGAGGGCCTGGAGAACCACCTCCTCGACCACGCGGCCGGGTTCGACCACCGGATCGTCGTGCTCACCGGCCCGGTGCTCCAGGACTCCGACCCGCCCTACCGCGGCGTCCAGGTCCCGCTGCGGTTCTGGAAGGTCGCCGCGTTCATGCAGGACGGCGCGCTGGCCGCGACCGGGTACGTCCTCGACCAGAGCCCCGACCTGAGCCGCGACGCCGACCGCGCCCTGATCGGCGCGAAGGCGGGCGCACCGCCGCCGCTGGGCCCGTTCCGGACGTACCAGGTGCCCGTCTCGGACGTCGCCGAGATCACCGAGCTGGAGTTCGGGCCGCTCCCGGATGTGGACCTGATGCCGTTCCCCCGCGCCCCGGAGGACCGCTGGCGACGCCTCGAGTCGTACGACGACATCGTCATGGAGCCCTGAACCGGAACGCACGCAGAGCACAGAAACCCGGCACGCCACCTCCACGTGGAAGGTCCTCATCGACCCGAGCTTCAACCAGCCGGCGGGCACGTACACCTTCGGCTCGATGCTCGACCCGCACTTCTGACCTCAGTCGCGGCGGGTCGCCACGGCGTGCGCGAGGGTCGTGGCGAGGGCGAGCAGGACCGCCGCGGAGGCCAGCAGCGCGGCGGTGCCGGGGATCAGCGCGGCCGAGTCGGACGAGGTGGCCATCAGGCGCAACAGCCGGTTGACCGGAGGCAGTCCGGGCACGAACAGCGCCGTCATGACCAGCGCGAGGGCGGCCACCAGGGCGTACCCCTGCCGGCGGAACACCGGGCGCGCGCAGAGCACGCCGATCGCGCAGCCGGTCAGGGCCCCGGTCAGCTGGGCGACGGCGCCGAGCGCGAGGTCGGCGGGTCCGGGGTCGTACGAGCCGACCCAGAGCGGGAAGAGCAGGCCGAGGACGCTCAGCAGCAGGCAGCTCAGCAGGACGGTCGCGACCTGCCCGAGCAGCATTCGCAGCGGATGGCCCGTGCTGACGGCGAGGACGGCCCGCTGGGGCGGCGCGTCCAGGCTGAAGAGCGCGACGGTCAGCCAGGTGGAGGCGACGAAGAGCGCGCCGGCGGAGGAGGCGTACGCGGGCGGCAGCGGTCCGCTGCCGCTGACGGTCAGTACCGCCATGAGGCCGGTGAACAGGAGCAGCGGGGCGAGGTAGCGCTGGCTGTGCAGGGCGAGCGCGAAGGTGTAGCGGACGAGCGCGGTCACGCGCGACCTCCGGTCTTCGGCGTCGGTGTCCCCGCCGGGGGCGCCGGGTCTCGGCTCAGGGCTGCGACGGACCAGCCGTGGTCGAGTGCGGTGCGCAACAGCGCGTCGGCGTGCGGGCGTTCGACCCGGACGCGGGTCCCGGCGGCGTCGCCGGACGCGGCGCGGACGCCGGGCAGCGCGGCCCA
This sequence is a window from Streptomyces sp. HUAS YS2. Protein-coding genes within it:
- a CDS encoding DNA/RNA non-specific endonuclease is translated as MNSSDRPPSGPTGRTGYDEAFLGPAVPLPLPVRPGIETVILPYTHFTVALRPDRRLAASAAVCVDGRGLVEEVSGDDTWAFDPRVPEELQAGDALYRNNSLERGHLVRRLDPVWGAEADARRAHADTFHFTNAAPQSDLFNQGKRVWEGLENHLLDHAAGFDHRIVVLTGPVLQDSDPPYRGVQVPLRFWKVAAFMQDGALAATGYVLDQSPDLSRDADRALIGAKAGAPPPLGPFRTYQVPVSDVAEITELEFGPLPDVDLMPFPRAPEDRWRRLESYDDIVMEP